One segment of Leptodactylus fuscus isolate aLepFus1 chromosome 7, aLepFus1.hap2, whole genome shotgun sequence DNA contains the following:
- the MRPL24 gene encoding large ribosomal subunit protein uL24m gives MRLTALLALPSKVIKLPKDYRFGTSRPSTVAAQRKNPPGKRRSKIFVEPVNKGEWAYFRGDTVEVLYGKDTGKQGKVSQVIRARNWVLVENLNTHYRYIGKSGDYRGTYVSSEAPLLINQVALVDPTDRKPTEVEWRYTEEGERVRVSLRTGRIIPKPLFQRRDGIVPEQWKDGPKDTSAEDAVERTYVPSLKTFQEEIMEAMGIVEDRRHRKSFWY, from the exons ATGCGTCTCACAGCGCTCCTCGCCTTGCCCTCCAAGGTGATCAAGTTACCCAAGGATTACCGCTTTGGTACCAGCCGGCCGTCTACTGTGGCCGCTCAGAGGAAGAACCCTCCCGGAAAGAGGAGATCCAAAATATTTGTGGAGCCCGTTAATAAAGGTGAATGGGCGTACTTCCGAGGAGACACC GTTGAAGTCCTGTACGGTAAAGACACCGGCAAACAGGGGAAGGTGTCGCAGGTGATCAGAGCCCGCAACTGGGTGCTGGTGGAGAACCTGAACACG CATTACCGCTATATTGGGAAGTCTGGAGATTACCGGGGGACGTACGTGTCCAGTGAAGCTCCTCTCCTGATTAACCAGGTGGCCCTGGTGGACCCCACAGACAG GAAACCGACAGAGGTGGAATGGCGATACACAGAAGAGGGCGAGCGCGTGCGAGTGTCTCTACGAACCGGACGCATCATTCCTAAACCTCTCTTCCAGAGACGAGATGGAATCGTCCCCGAGCAGTGGAAAG ATGGTCCTAAGGACACCTCCGCAGAAGATGCTGTGGAGAGGACCTACGTCCCGTCACTGAAAACCTTTCAGGAGGAAATCATGGAGGCGATGGGCATCGTAGAAGACAGACGACACCGGAAATCCTTCTGGTATTAG